In Alteromonas sp. V450, the following proteins share a genomic window:
- the ggt gene encoding gamma-glutamyltransferase, giving the protein MAIHLKLPLLVLIFLTTSVCAYDRITGQPFASRSEVIAQNGMAATSQPLATQVALDILKKGGSAVDAAIAANAMLGLVEPTGCGIGGDLFAIVWDAKEKKLAGLNASGRSPRQLTKDVFAKRGHNKIPKFGPLPVSVPGAVDGWFELHSKYGKLPMATLLTPAIEYAREGFPVSELIAYYWEKNVERIGHYPGFSDTFLVNGKAPKKGDVFKNPGLAVTYEKIATGGRDAFYKGDIARTIDVYMKEQGGFLSYQDLASHQSEWIAPVSANYRGYDVWELPPNGQGIAALQILNILEQYDIEGMGFNSSEYVHTFVEAKKLAFEDRAKFYADPDFNEIPVNWLISKAYAQQRQKLINAEKAATRVDAGIYEGDTIYLTVADKDGNMVSLIQSNYRGMGSGMTPPGLGFILQNRGEMFTLEEGHFNEYRPGKRPFHTIIPAFVTRNGEPVMSFGVMGGGTQPQMHAQIIVNILDFGMNLQEAGDAPRILHSGSSSPTGELMLDGGYVSLESGFDEAVQRELMEKGHTLRRVVGAFGGYQAIAWDAQKEVYLGASESRKDGQAAGY; this is encoded by the coding sequence ATGGCGATCCATTTAAAACTACCACTACTCGTGCTCATTTTTTTAACGACGTCGGTATGTGCTTACGACCGCATTACTGGCCAGCCATTCGCCAGCCGATCTGAAGTTATCGCACAAAACGGGATGGCAGCGACAAGTCAGCCCTTAGCTACTCAGGTGGCGCTCGATATATTAAAGAAAGGAGGCAGTGCTGTTGACGCCGCCATAGCGGCAAATGCAATGCTAGGCCTTGTTGAGCCCACAGGTTGCGGTATAGGCGGAGATTTGTTTGCAATTGTATGGGATGCAAAAGAAAAAAAGTTAGCAGGTTTAAATGCGTCGGGTCGCTCGCCTCGCCAACTTACCAAAGATGTTTTTGCAAAGCGTGGCCATAATAAAATTCCTAAGTTTGGGCCGTTACCAGTTTCTGTTCCTGGCGCGGTAGACGGATGGTTCGAGCTTCACAGCAAGTACGGCAAGCTACCGATGGCAACGTTGTTGACACCCGCTATCGAGTACGCACGAGAAGGTTTTCCCGTTTCTGAATTAATTGCCTATTATTGGGAAAAAAATGTTGAGCGAATAGGGCATTACCCCGGGTTTTCTGACACATTTCTAGTTAATGGGAAAGCGCCTAAAAAGGGGGATGTTTTTAAAAACCCTGGCTTAGCAGTTACTTATGAAAAAATTGCTACGGGTGGACGAGACGCGTTTTACAAAGGCGATATTGCTCGTACTATCGATGTGTATATGAAGGAGCAAGGCGGCTTTCTTTCATATCAGGATCTGGCTTCTCATCAGTCAGAATGGATAGCGCCGGTTTCTGCTAATTACCGAGGCTATGATGTTTGGGAGTTGCCCCCCAATGGTCAGGGCATTGCAGCATTACAGATCCTAAATATCTTAGAGCAATATGATATTGAGGGTATGGGCTTTAATTCATCGGAATACGTTCACACGTTTGTAGAGGCGAAAAAACTTGCGTTTGAGGATAGGGCTAAGTTTTACGCAGACCCCGACTTTAATGAAATACCAGTGAACTGGCTCATTTCAAAAGCCTATGCACAACAACGACAAAAGCTTATTAATGCCGAGAAGGCAGCAACGCGAGTGGATGCCGGCATTTACGAGGGCGACACTATCTATCTTACTGTGGCAGACAAAGACGGAAACATGGTATCTCTTATCCAGAGTAACTATCGTGGAATGGGTTCTGGAATGACGCCACCTGGCCTAGGCTTTATTCTTCAAAATCGCGGTGAAATGTTTACATTAGAAGAGGGCCATTTTAATGAATATCGTCCGGGAAAGCGTCCATTCCACACAATAATTCCGGCTTTCGTCACAAGAAATGGAGAGCCAGTGATGAGTTTTGGAGTAATGGGAGGGGGTACGCAGCCTCAAATGCACGCCCAAATTATCGTTAATATTCTTGATTTTGGTATGAATCTGCAAGAAGCGGGTGATGCACCTCGCATTTTACACAGTGGCTCAAGCAGTCCGACCGGTGAGCTCATGTTAGACGGCGGTTATGTCAGTTTAGAATCGGGCTTTGATGAAGCTGTTCAGCGTGAACTAATGGAAAAAGGCCATACGCTAAGAAGGGTCGTGGGCGCGTTTGGTGGTTATCAAGCTATAGCGTGGGATGCACAAAAAGAAGTGTACTTGGGCGCATCTGAAAGCCGAAAAGATGGACAAGCTGCTGGCTATTGA
- a CDS encoding adenylate/guanylate cyclase domain-containing protein: MEWIVGIFCLFFLYCVFITVLLVKRSRRYARRVKQFEARHRSFNENILNSQNESESRFQAAADEALRLTRTFQKFVPKQFVEHMATANVDDLGLGYASENEVAIMFCDIRGFTGFSERITPHELMNFLNSYFTRMNDPIHQNRGFIDKFMGDAIMALFDHPGGSAQQKAIDAINAALDLRKALNIYNGHRKNSNYTAVNIGIGIHFGPVIMGTVGSEDRMDTTVIGDSVNIASRLEALTTKYEADIVVSAQVLQTIGDSCEINTRLLDWVKVKGRQAPIEIYEVLSHLPQDEQSLKLAVQAKIAAGLACRINQEWDEAIAFFNAALEINPDDSLAHHHIDVCSIYRNLELSDDWDGALVLQ; this comes from the coding sequence ATGGAGTGGATCGTTGGCATTTTTTGCCTTTTCTTTTTGTACTGTGTATTTATCACAGTACTGCTTGTTAAGAGAAGCCGTCGGTATGCCCGTCGCGTAAAACAGTTCGAAGCTCGTCACCGCTCTTTCAACGAAAATATTCTTAACTCGCAAAATGAGAGCGAGTCTCGTTTTCAGGCAGCGGCTGATGAAGCGCTGCGCTTAACGCGTACTTTTCAAAAATTTGTTCCAAAGCAATTTGTTGAACACATGGCAACAGCCAATGTGGATGATTTGGGTTTAGGCTATGCGTCGGAAAACGAAGTAGCCATCATGTTCTGTGATATTAGGGGCTTTACAGGCTTTTCTGAAAGAATTACCCCTCACGAACTGATGAATTTTTTGAATTCGTACTTTACCCGTATGAACGACCCCATTCATCAAAACCGCGGCTTTATCGATAAGTTCATGGGTGATGCTATTATGGCACTTTTCGATCACCCAGGCGGCAGCGCTCAGCAAAAAGCAATAGATGCTATCAATGCTGCATTAGACCTTAGAAAAGCGCTGAATATTTACAACGGCCATAGAAAAAATAGCAACTATACAGCTGTGAATATTGGCATAGGCATACATTTTGGCCCAGTGATTATGGGCACCGTCGGTTCAGAAGATCGCATGGACACAACGGTTATCGGTGATAGTGTTAATATTGCATCAAGACTTGAAGCACTGACAACAAAGTACGAAGCCGACATTGTTGTTAGCGCGCAAGTACTTCAAACCATCGGCGATAGTTGTGAAATTAACACGCGCTTACTTGACTGGGTAAAGGTAAAAGGAAGGCAAGCTCCTATCGAAATTTACGAAGTACTTAGTCACCTGCCGCAGGATGAGCAGTCGTTGAAGCTTGCTGTGCAAGCAAAAATAGCGGCTGGATTAGCCTGTAGAATTAATCAAGAGTGGGACGAAGCTATTGCGTTCTTCAATGCAGCATTAGAGATAAACCCCGACGATTCGCTAGCTCATCACCACATTGATGTTTGCAGCATATACAGAAACTTAGAACTTTCGGACGACTGGGATGGCGCCTTAGTACTCCAATAG
- a CDS encoding aspartate carbamoyltransferase codes for MTDFTGNHILSVNQFDREAIERVFSVAVSMQPYAKRQKRTTVLDGAILGNLFFEPSTRTRVSFGTAFNLLGGEVRETTGMSSSALAKGESLYDTARVLSGYSDIIAMRHPSAGSVAEFAEGSRVPVINGGDGANEHPTQALLDLFTIKRELEFNGNGIDGLHIAMIGDLRYGRTVHSLSRLLCLFNNVRFTLISPKELAMPQPIIDAIENAGHQLTITETLEGNMDADICYQTRIQEERFPSQEEADKYRGKFRLNQSIYTKHFQSKTVIMHPLPRDSRIEANELDNDLNLNPNLAIFRQTDNGVLVRMALFALTLGVENLITKYEKDVVWYSNKSK; via the coding sequence ATGACAGATTTTACTGGTAACCATATTCTTTCGGTTAATCAATTCGATCGCGAGGCCATCGAAAGAGTGTTCTCTGTTGCGGTTTCTATGCAACCTTATGCCAAACGTCAAAAACGAACCACCGTGTTAGATGGTGCGATACTGGGGAACCTTTTTTTCGAGCCAAGTACGCGCACACGAGTAAGCTTCGGCACTGCTTTCAATTTGTTAGGCGGGGAAGTGAGAGAAACAACAGGGATGTCGAGCTCAGCACTGGCTAAAGGTGAATCGCTTTATGATACAGCGCGAGTGTTGAGCGGCTATTCGGATATTATCGCTATGCGCCATCCTTCGGCAGGGTCTGTCGCAGAGTTCGCTGAAGGGAGTCGTGTCCCCGTTATTAACGGCGGAGATGGTGCGAACGAACACCCCACCCAAGCCCTTCTGGACCTATTTACTATAAAAAGAGAGCTCGAGTTCAACGGCAATGGCATTGACGGCTTGCACATTGCCATGATTGGCGACCTACGGTACGGACGTACAGTACACTCTCTATCACGACTTCTTTGCTTGTTTAACAATGTGCGTTTCACGCTAATATCGCCAAAAGAGCTCGCAATGCCTCAACCTATCATTGATGCTATTGAGAACGCTGGCCATCAATTAACGATAACGGAAACACTTGAAGGCAATATGGATGCTGATATTTGCTATCAAACGCGCATTCAAGAAGAGCGATTCCCTTCACAGGAAGAAGCAGACAAATATCGTGGAAAATTCAGACTAAACCAGTCTATTTACACCAAACATTTTCAATCAAAGACCGTTATTATGCATCCCCTGCCTAGAGATTCCCGTATAGAGGCAAATGAACTTGATAACGATCTAAATCTTAATCCAAACCTCGCCATCTTCAGACAAACCGACAACGGTGTTCTTGTAAGAATGGCACTATTCGCGTTAACACTTGGTGTAGAAAACCTAATCACCAAGTATGAAAAGGACGTGGTTTGGTACAGCAATAAGAGTAAGTAA
- a CDS encoding Dyp-type peroxidase, whose protein sequence is MTQPQKGLCAEPNLHAQYLLLNVVDDDSEAVRAKLSRVLNVFEHFENEHYEAMVTGLVAIGTGYWSEIYPGLIPIELAPFPDMQCEDRSAPTMPYDLFIQIRADRLDICHAVGIEVMNLLRLHVELVEQIRGFRYLDGRDLNGYIYGADNPRGMKRRQVAIISDDDPDFSGGSYVHVQRYRHDLRRWHSLSTRQQEQVMGTTQEHNLTSSEQSESSHCVRASSAALDSDEPRLIKQGMPYGDMASQGLFFVSCSASARPFKQMLHSQIYGNGEGDYDRWLDFTSAETGAAFFAPSINFIHQQAKQSS, encoded by the coding sequence ATGACACAACCACAAAAAGGCCTTTGTGCTGAGCCAAACCTACATGCTCAGTATTTATTGCTAAATGTTGTCGACGATGATAGCGAAGCGGTCAGGGCCAAACTATCTCGCGTTTTGAATGTTTTTGAGCATTTTGAGAATGAGCATTATGAAGCAATGGTTACCGGTTTGGTTGCTATTGGTACTGGGTATTGGTCGGAGATTTATCCAGGATTGATTCCTATTGAACTTGCGCCATTTCCTGACATGCAATGTGAAGACCGAAGCGCGCCAACCATGCCCTATGACCTGTTTATTCAAATTCGCGCAGACCGCCTTGATATATGTCACGCCGTAGGTATTGAGGTAATGAACCTGCTAAGGCTGCATGTAGAGCTTGTGGAGCAGATTCGAGGGTTTCGTTACCTTGATGGTCGAGATCTCAATGGATATATCTATGGCGCCGATAACCCTCGGGGAATGAAACGTCGGCAGGTTGCAATAATTAGTGATGATGATCCAGACTTCAGCGGTGGCAGCTACGTCCATGTGCAACGTTACAGGCATGACCTTCGTCGTTGGCATAGCTTGTCGACTCGTCAACAAGAGCAGGTAATGGGCACCACGCAGGAACATAATTTAACAAGCAGTGAGCAATCAGAATCGTCCCACTGTGTAAGAGCAAGCAGTGCTGCGTTAGATAGCGATGAACCACGCCTTATTAAACAAGGTATGCCCTACGGCGATATGGCATCACAGGGGCTATTTTTTGTCAGTTGTAGTGCAAGTGCACGCCCTTTTAAGCAAATGCTACACAGTCAGATTTATGGAAATGGCGAAGGAGACTACGACCGATGGTTAGATTTTACTAGCGCAGAAACGGGAGCGGCTTTTTTTGCCCCGTCGATAAACTTCATACATCAACAGGCTAAGCAATCCTCGTAG
- a CDS encoding ammonium transporter yields MEITFELGYALDTFYFLICGALVMWMAAGFAMLEAGLVRAKNTTEILTKNVALFAIACTMYMICGYGIMYGGGDWGPFLSGIMADGATGVAEEPATYAPSADFFFQVVFVATAMSIVSGAVAERMKLWAFLAFAVVMTGFIYPMEGAWTWGGEAVFGMYTLGDLGFSDFAGSGIVHMAGAAAALAGVLVLGARKGKYTADGKVNAIPGANLPLATLGTFILWMGWFGFNGGSVLATATVESANSVAIVFMNTNAAAAGGAIAALIVARILFGKADLTMVLNGALAGLVAITAEPSTPTPLQATLFGGLGGILVVLSIVALDKVKIDDPVGAISVHGVVGLLGLILVPFTNDGSSISGQLIGAATIFVWVFVVSLVVWLVIKAVMGVRVSEEEEFDGVDMSECGLEAYPDFTSSRS; encoded by the coding sequence ATGGAAATCACTTTTGAACTTGGGTATGCGCTAGATACCTTTTATTTTCTAATCTGCGGTGCATTGGTTATGTGGATGGCTGCAGGTTTTGCAATGCTTGAAGCAGGTCTTGTTCGAGCGAAAAACACCACAGAAATTCTAACTAAAAACGTGGCGCTATTCGCTATCGCTTGTACCATGTACATGATTTGCGGTTACGGCATTATGTACGGTGGCGGCGACTGGGGTCCTTTCCTAAGCGGTATCATGGCTGATGGCGCGACAGGTGTCGCTGAAGAGCCAGCAACGTATGCACCTTCTGCTGACTTCTTCTTCCAGGTAGTCTTCGTTGCAACAGCAATGTCTATTGTATCTGGTGCGGTAGCTGAGCGTATGAAGCTGTGGGCATTCCTAGCGTTCGCAGTTGTTATGACGGGCTTTATCTATCCAATGGAAGGTGCTTGGACATGGGGCGGCGAAGCAGTATTCGGTATGTATACGCTTGGCGACCTTGGTTTCTCTGACTTTGCAGGTTCAGGTATTGTTCACATGGCTGGTGCAGCTGCAGCCCTTGCTGGTGTACTTGTACTAGGTGCTCGTAAAGGTAAATACACCGCTGACGGTAAAGTAAATGCGATTCCAGGTGCCAACCTACCGCTTGCAACCTTAGGTACATTTATCTTATGGATGGGTTGGTTTGGCTTTAACGGTGGTTCAGTACTGGCTACTGCAACGGTTGAAAGTGCAAACTCGGTTGCTATCGTATTTATGAACACGAACGCTGCGGCGGCTGGTGGTGCTATTGCTGCACTTATCGTAGCACGTATTCTATTCGGCAAAGCTGACCTTACAATGGTACTTAACGGTGCGCTAGCTGGTCTTGTGGCAATCACAGCCGAGCCTTCTACACCAACGCCTCTACAAGCCACTTTATTTGGCGGACTTGGCGGTATCCTAGTTGTACTTAGCATCGTTGCACTTGATAAAGTAAAAATCGATGACCCAGTGGGCGCTATCTCGGTTCACGGCGTAGTAGGTCTTCTTGGTCTAATCCTTGTACCTTTCACAAACGATGGTTCAAGTATTTCTGGTCAGCTAATTGGTGCAGCGACTATCTTTGTATGGGTATTCGTAGTGAGCCTAGTTGTATGGCTAGTAATCAAAGCGGTAATGGGTGTACGTGTGAGCGAAGAGGAAGAATTCGACGGCGTAGACATGAGCGAATGTGGTCTGGAAGCATACCCAGACTTTACAAGCAGCCGTTCGTAA
- the hemL gene encoding glutamate-1-semialdehyde 2,1-aminomutase, translating into MQKSEALFTRAQKTIPGGVNSPVRAFKAVGGTPRFITKADGAYMWDADGKQYIDYIQSWGPMVLGHNNPQIREAVIEASYNGLSFGAPTEAEVIMAEKVSQLVPSMEMVRMVNSGTEATMSAIRLARGYTSRNKIVKFEGCYHGHADSLLVKAGSGALTLGVPSSPGVPSNVAEHTLTVEYNNIDSVKEVFSAHGDDIACIIVEPVAGNMNCIPPVEGFLEGLREICDQYGSVLIFDEVMTGFRVSRGGAQERFNVKPDLTCLGKVIGGGMPVGCFGGRRDIITHIAPTGPIYQAGTLSGNPVAMAAGLAAMQQIEQPGLYDSIFENTQALVDGFQSLADKHGISLTTNVAGSMFGIFFTDVEKVTNYKQAINCNIAQFNKFYHGMLDHGVYLAPASYEAGFVSKAHDEAVIGKTLDAVDKVFSTLK; encoded by the coding sequence ATGCAAAAATCTGAAGCCCTATTTACACGCGCACAAAAAACCATTCCAGGTGGAGTGAACTCACCGGTACGCGCATTCAAAGCTGTTGGTGGTACCCCTCGCTTTATTACGAAAGCGGATGGCGCATATATGTGGGATGCCGATGGCAAGCAGTACATAGACTACATTCAATCATGGGGCCCGATGGTACTAGGGCACAATAACCCGCAAATTCGCGAAGCAGTGATAGAAGCGTCTTACAACGGATTATCATTTGGCGCGCCCACAGAAGCCGAAGTCATCATGGCGGAAAAAGTGAGTCAACTTGTGCCCTCAATGGAAATGGTGCGCATGGTTAATTCGGGCACCGAGGCCACCATGTCAGCGATTAGGCTAGCTAGAGGCTATACAAGTCGCAATAAAATAGTTAAGTTTGAAGGTTGTTACCACGGACACGCCGACTCGCTTCTTGTAAAAGCAGGTTCTGGAGCGCTTACGCTAGGCGTTCCAAGCTCTCCTGGTGTACCAAGTAACGTGGCAGAGCATACTCTTACGGTAGAATACAACAATATTGACAGTGTAAAAGAAGTCTTTAGCGCTCACGGCGACGATATCGCTTGTATTATTGTCGAGCCTGTTGCTGGCAATATGAACTGTATTCCTCCTGTGGAAGGTTTTCTTGAAGGTTTACGCGAAATATGTGACCAATACGGTAGCGTGCTTATCTTCGATGAAGTAATGACAGGTTTTAGAGTTTCTCGCGGTGGCGCTCAAGAACGTTTCAATGTAAAACCAGACTTAACCTGTTTAGGCAAAGTTATCGGTGGCGGAATGCCGGTAGGTTGTTTCGGTGGACGCCGTGATATTATCACGCATATCGCTCCAACGGGCCCTATTTATCAAGCCGGTACGCTATCTGGTAACCCTGTAGCCATGGCAGCAGGTCTAGCTGCTATGCAACAAATTGAACAGCCTGGCCTTTATGATTCAATATTTGAAAATACGCAAGCATTGGTAGACGGATTTCAATCACTTGCGGATAAGCATGGCATTAGCTTAACCACAAACGTTGCAGGCAGTATGTTTGGCATATTCTTCACTGATGTAGAAAAGGTGACAAACTATAAGCAAGCCATCAACTGCAATATAGCGCAATTTAACAAATTCTATCATGGTATGCTTGATCACGGGGTGTATCTTGCGCCGGCATCGTACGAGGCAGGCTTTGTATCTAAAGCCCACGATGAGGCTGTTATTGGAAAGACGCTTGACGCGGTAGATAAAGTGTTCAGCACGCTTAAGTAG
- a CDS encoding TetR/AcrR family transcriptional regulator: MKTKKQGRPKSEEKYKLILHTASQLFLQTGFANTSMDAVAKASGVSKQTVYSHFESKDALFKAAISSKCSMYQRDSMRLSNSTSHSLYDCLCQVGSQFIRLLQDPQSIAIFRVIIAEAVTNSHVATLFYQAGPQASQATLSELIAQFGEGALSAQIAHELAIDFCSLLKSEHHTMMLCGIQSPMNDEEIDEHVKRVVNKTLLLFSHFKSLGQNA; encoded by the coding sequence GTGAAAACAAAAAAACAAGGCCGACCAAAGAGCGAAGAGAAATATAAACTCATACTCCACACGGCTTCTCAATTATTTCTACAAACTGGATTCGCCAACACCTCTATGGATGCTGTTGCTAAAGCGTCTGGCGTGTCGAAACAAACGGTTTATTCGCATTTCGAGAGTAAAGACGCTCTGTTCAAAGCCGCCATATCGTCTAAATGCAGCATGTATCAACGCGATTCAATGCGGCTTTCAAATTCTACTTCGCATTCGTTATACGACTGTTTGTGCCAAGTTGGCTCTCAATTTATTCGCCTACTTCAAGATCCGCAGAGCATTGCAATTTTTCGTGTGATTATTGCTGAGGCGGTTACCAATTCCCATGTTGCAACGCTTTTTTATCAAGCGGGACCACAAGCGTCTCAAGCCACATTAAGTGAACTTATCGCGCAATTTGGCGAGGGCGCTTTGTCAGCACAAATAGCACATGAATTGGCTATAGACTTTTGCTCGCTGTTAAAAAGTGAACACCACACCATGATGCTTTGTGGTATTCAATCCCCCATGAATGATGAAGAAATAGACGAGCATGTAAAAAGAGTGGTGAACAAAACGCTTCTTTTGTTTTCTCACTTTAAGTCGCTAGGGCAAAATGCCTAA